Proteins encoded within one genomic window of Aurantiacibacter spongiae:
- a CDS encoding cation transporter: protein MGKTCCGPDEAGANNNDPTWRRILWIALGLNAIMFGVEIVAGIAADSRALQADALDFLGDAANYAISLGVAGMALVWRARAALVKAATMLAFGLWVLGSAIWGFFVGASPDPGTMGAIGSLALAVNLAVAAMLFRYRSGDANMRSVWICSRNDAIGNIAVLAAAIGVFGTGRAWPDLVVASIMAGLAVWGSAEVFNQARGELRST, encoded by the coding sequence ATGGGAAAGACCTGCTGCGGCCCCGATGAGGCCGGTGCAAACAACAACGATCCGACATGGCGGCGCATTCTGTGGATCGCGCTGGGCCTTAATGCAATCATGTTCGGTGTGGAGATCGTGGCAGGCATTGCTGCGGATTCGCGCGCCTTGCAGGCCGACGCGCTCGACTTTCTCGGTGATGCGGCAAACTATGCTATCAGTCTTGGCGTAGCGGGGATGGCGCTCGTCTGGCGCGCACGTGCGGCTCTCGTAAAGGCGGCGACCATGCTGGCTTTCGGCCTGTGGGTGCTCGGCTCGGCCATCTGGGGTTTCTTTGTCGGGGCGTCGCCCGACCCGGGAACGATGGGCGCCATCGGTTCTCTTGCTCTGGCGGTAAATCTCGCCGTCGCCGCGATGCTGTTCCGGTATCGCTCGGGCGATGCGAACATGCGCTCGGTGTGGATCTGTTCGCGCAACGACGCGATCGGTAATATCGCCGTGCTGGCGGCAGCGATTGGCGTTTTCGGCACCGGCCGTGCGTGGCCCGATCTGGTTGTGGCGAGCATCATGGCAGGACTGGCGGTGTGGGGAAGTGCCGAAGTCTTCAATCAGGCACGCGGCGAACTGCGCTCTACCTAA
- a CDS encoding cytochrome c/FTR1 family iron permease, translating into MHRIVSATVHPALRLILLALALCLSVTANAEEPDVRTTWRLLDYIAVDYASAVSEGRVADEFEYREMVEFSDVVARQIAALPDTKDNQALIRRSDQLRALIANKEPAERVGRLARALAASLLTAYPVPLAPSQAPDLDRARTLFAQNCASCHGAAGSAPPAAMQALDPPPIDFTDIDRARQRSAFGLYQVITQGLEGTSMASFASLSDEDRWALAFHAGSIAFEDVAKGERIWREDDGIRQLVPDLETLAALTPESLAEQIGEDRALAVMAYLRANPDAVGQANDAGSLAFVRDTLDRSLSAYRAGNREEARQLALSAYLDGFEPLEALLATRDGGLMREVEQALGQFRAGIESGANPSELQQLRARIDSLLARAEEALAPEAASEISTFLGAFTILLREGIEAILVVIAMIAFVKKSQRSEVLPYIHGGWIAALFAGVATWVVATYFVSISGASREMTEGIGALLAAVILVSVGIWMHGKSQAEEWRRYIQEKMGKALSRGSAWFLFGLAFVVVYREAFETILFYAALWNPQSSGIILAGALSAVALLAFIAWVMLRYSRKLPITQFFRYSAILIAILAVILAGKGVGAFQEAGVLSATFIAGLPRLAELGFFPTVETIGAQLLTLLALIAGFRISRSPSGPQPAAVEG; encoded by the coding sequence ATGCATCGCATCGTCTCCGCCACCGTCCATCCGGCACTGCGGCTCATTCTGCTGGCGCTTGCGCTGTGTCTGTCCGTCACCGCGAACGCGGAAGAACCCGACGTGCGAACCACCTGGCGTCTGCTCGATTATATCGCGGTCGACTACGCCTCCGCCGTTTCCGAGGGACGTGTTGCCGACGAATTCGAATATCGCGAAATGGTGGAGTTTTCCGATGTCGTGGCGCGGCAGATCGCTGCATTGCCGGATACTAAAGACAATCAAGCACTCATCCGCCGATCGGACCAGCTGCGAGCTCTGATCGCCAATAAGGAACCCGCCGAGCGAGTTGGGCGCTTAGCGCGCGCGCTGGCAGCCTCGTTGCTGACAGCCTACCCGGTTCCGCTTGCCCCTTCGCAAGCGCCCGACCTTGACCGCGCCCGCACTCTCTTCGCGCAGAACTGCGCCTCGTGTCACGGCGCCGCCGGAAGTGCGCCACCGGCCGCAATGCAGGCACTTGATCCGCCGCCGATCGACTTCACCGATATCGACCGGGCGCGGCAGCGCAGTGCGTTCGGGCTTTACCAGGTCATCACGCAAGGGCTGGAAGGAACGTCCATGGCCAGCTTCGCATCGCTGTCCGACGAGGATCGCTGGGCGCTTGCATTCCATGCCGGCAGCATTGCTTTTGAAGATGTGGCCAAGGGCGAGCGTATTTGGCGGGAAGATGATGGCATACGCCAGCTTGTCCCCGATCTCGAGACGCTCGCCGCGCTCACTCCGGAAAGTCTGGCCGAGCAGATCGGCGAGGACCGTGCGCTCGCCGTCATGGCCTATCTTCGCGCCAATCCCGATGCGGTGGGACAGGCAAATGACGCAGGTTCGCTCGCCTTCGTTCGCGATACGCTCGATCGCAGCCTGTCAGCTTATCGGGCTGGCAACCGAGAGGAAGCGCGGCAGCTTGCCCTGTCTGCCTATCTCGACGGGTTTGAACCCCTGGAGGCCCTCCTGGCAACGCGCGATGGCGGTTTGATGCGGGAGGTAGAACAGGCGCTCGGGCAATTCCGGGCCGGAATAGAGTCCGGTGCGAATCCATCCGAACTACAGCAACTAAGGGCTCGCATCGATAGTCTGTTGGCAAGAGCCGAGGAAGCGTTGGCTCCTGAGGCGGCCAGCGAAATCTCGACCTTTCTCGGGGCGTTCACCATTCTCCTGCGCGAGGGGATCGAAGCAATTCTGGTTGTGATCGCCATGATCGCCTTTGTGAAAAAGTCGCAGCGCTCCGAGGTATTGCCCTATATCCATGGTGGGTGGATCGCTGCTCTTTTCGCAGGTGTCGCCACCTGGGTCGTAGCAACCTACTTCGTAAGCATCAGCGGGGCGAGCCGCGAGATGACCGAAGGGATCGGCGCGCTGCTTGCGGCTGTCATTCTCGTATCGGTCGGGATCTGGATGCACGGCAAATCCCAGGCCGAGGAGTGGCGGCGCTATATCCAGGAAAAAATGGGCAAGGCGCTTTCGCGCGGATCGGCATGGTTTCTCTTTGGTCTTGCATTCGTGGTCGTCTACCGGGAAGCGTTCGAGACTATTCTGTTCTACGCTGCCCTGTGGAACCCGCAGAGCAGCGGCATCATATTGGCAGGTGCCTTGTCCGCAGTCGCGCTGCTAGCGTTCATCGCATGGGTTATGCTGCGCTACAGCCGCAAACTGCCGATCACCCAGTTCTTCCGCTATAGTGCTATCCTGATTGCGATCCTTGCGGTCATTCTCGCGGGCAAGGGCGTGGGCGCTTTCCAGGAGGCCGGAGTTCTTTCCGCCACTTTCATTGCCGGCTTGCCGCGCCTCGCCGAACTCGGCTTCTTCCCGACTGTCGAGACGATCGGCGCGCAATTGCTCACGCTGCTCGCTCTGATTGCCGGATTTCGGATAAGTCGATCACCATCGGGACCGCAGCCGGCAGCTGTCGAGGGATAG
- a CDS encoding heavy metal translocating P-type ATPase, with protein MSDGHNAIEGMATDPVCGMSVKMDGARFVDRHEGGDHYFCSSRCLDKFRADPEMYLSKAHLDAVEDVPEGTIYTCPMHPEIRQPGPGSCPICGMALEPETVTLNEGPDPELVDMRRRFWWSALFTLPLFAYAMGDMIPSRPFDQVIEPAIAQWLQLLLATPVVLWGGWPFFTRALQSVRTMNLNMFTLIGFGVAIAYLFSLVATLAPDIFPEAFRDHAGRVGVYYEAAAVITTLVLLGQVLELKARGSTSSALRALLELAPPTAMKIFGRGDEREVPLDELTSGDLLRVRPGDKVPVDGTLEDGSSAIDESMISGEPIPVKKSAGDPVIGGTVNQTGSFTMRATQVGADTMLSKIVQMVAEAQRSRAPIQRLADQVTGWFVPIVVLVAIVSFVVWAIWGPAPALAYALVNAVAVLIIACPCALGLATPMSIMTGTGKGAQHGILIKNAEALETLEKIDTLVVDKTGTLTRGKPDLVDVKPQPNFDEQELLSLVAAVERGSEHPLAHAIVEGAQNRGAAILDASDIESVTGEGIQANVDKRLVAIGNEKMMERIGALEEGWRSTADEGRSLGQTVMFVAVDGAPAGLIAVADPIKATSRTAIAALHERGIKIVMLTGDSEATARAVASQVGIDEVEANVSPEDKHRKIEQLKSDGRRVAMAGDGINDAPALAASHVGIAMGTGTDVAIESAGVTLVRGDLVGVVQALVLSRATMRNIRQNLFFAFAYNALGIPVAAGVLYPWTGLLLNPMIAAAAMSLSSVSVIGNALRLRGLALPKFDT; from the coding sequence ATGAGCGATGGGCACAATGCAATCGAGGGTATGGCGACCGACCCCGTTTGCGGAATGAGCGTGAAGATGGACGGCGCCCGCTTCGTCGATCGACACGAGGGTGGCGACCATTACTTCTGCTCCTCGCGCTGCCTCGACAAGTTCCGCGCGGATCCGGAGATGTATCTTTCGAAGGCGCACCTCGATGCTGTCGAGGATGTCCCGGAAGGTACGATATACACCTGTCCGATGCATCCGGAGATCCGGCAGCCGGGGCCGGGCTCTTGCCCGATATGCGGGATGGCCCTCGAACCCGAAACGGTCACTCTGAACGAGGGCCCCGATCCCGAACTCGTCGACATGCGGCGAAGGTTCTGGTGGAGCGCGCTCTTCACGCTGCCGCTCTTCGCCTATGCGATGGGCGACATGATCCCGTCGCGACCGTTCGATCAGGTCATCGAACCCGCTATCGCGCAGTGGCTGCAGCTCCTGCTGGCAACTCCGGTGGTGCTTTGGGGCGGCTGGCCCTTCTTCACCCGCGCGCTGCAATCGGTCCGGACCATGAACCTCAACATGTTCACCCTGATCGGCTTCGGCGTCGCCATCGCCTATCTGTTCAGCCTTGTGGCAACCCTCGCCCCGGACATCTTTCCCGAGGCATTCCGCGATCATGCGGGCCGGGTCGGCGTCTATTACGAGGCCGCAGCGGTTATCACGACCCTCGTGCTGCTCGGGCAGGTGCTCGAGCTCAAGGCGCGCGGATCGACATCGAGCGCCTTGCGAGCGCTTCTCGAACTCGCACCCCCGACCGCGATGAAGATCTTCGGTCGCGGGGACGAGCGCGAAGTACCGCTCGATGAATTGACGTCGGGGGACCTGCTGCGCGTGCGTCCGGGCGACAAGGTCCCCGTCGATGGCACGCTCGAGGATGGAAGCAGTGCCATCGACGAATCCATGATCAGTGGCGAACCCATTCCCGTCAAGAAAAGCGCGGGCGATCCCGTGATCGGGGGCACCGTAAACCAGACCGGCAGCTTCACCATGCGCGCGACGCAGGTCGGCGCGGACACCATGCTCTCGAAGATCGTGCAGATGGTCGCGGAGGCCCAGCGCAGCCGGGCACCGATCCAGCGGCTCGCCGACCAGGTCACCGGATGGTTCGTACCCATCGTCGTCCTTGTCGCTATCGTGAGTTTTGTCGTCTGGGCCATCTGGGGACCGGCACCGGCCCTTGCCTACGCGCTCGTCAACGCGGTCGCCGTTCTGATCATCGCGTGTCCCTGCGCGCTCGGACTGGCGACGCCGATGTCGATCATGACCGGTACCGGCAAGGGCGCGCAGCACGGGATCCTGATCAAGAACGCCGAAGCGCTCGAAACGCTGGAAAAGATCGATACGCTGGTCGTCGACAAGACCGGAACGCTGACCCGGGGCAAGCCTGATCTTGTCGACGTAAAACCGCAGCCAAATTTCGACGAGCAGGAATTGCTGAGCCTTGTCGCTGCCGTTGAGAGAGGAAGCGAGCATCCGCTCGCCCACGCGATCGTGGAAGGGGCTCAAAACAGGGGCGCTGCCATTCTCGACGCTTCCGATATCGAATCCGTGACCGGCGAAGGTATCCAGGCAAATGTCGACAAGCGCCTGGTCGCGATCGGGAATGAAAAGATGATGGAGCGTATAGGGGCGCTCGAAGAAGGCTGGCGGTCAACGGCGGACGAAGGCCGAAGCCTCGGACAGACGGTGATGTTCGTGGCCGTGGACGGGGCACCGGCAGGCCTTATCGCGGTCGCCGATCCGATCAAGGCAACCAGCCGCACCGCTATTGCCGCGTTGCATGAGCGCGGCATCAAGATCGTGATGCTTACCGGCGACAGCGAAGCCACCGCGCGTGCGGTAGCAAGCCAGGTCGGTATCGACGAAGTCGAAGCAAACGTCTCGCCCGAGGACAAACATCGCAAGATCGAGCAGTTGAAGAGCGATGGTCGCCGGGTCGCTATGGCCGGCGACGGCATAAACGACGCACCCGCGCTTGCCGCTTCGCATGTCGGCATCGCGATGGGAACGGGTACCGATGTCGCTATCGAAAGCGCGGGCGTGACATTGGTGCGCGGCGACCTCGTCGGCGTTGTTCAGGCGCTCGTCCTGTCTCGGGCCACTATGCGCAACATCAGGCAGAACCTGTTCTTTGCCTTTGCGTATAATGCGCTCGGAATTCCGGTCGCTGCAGGTGTCCTCTATCCATGGACCGGGTTGCTTTTGAACCCGATGATCGCGGCCGCAGCGATGAGCCTGTCTTCGGTATCGGTGATCGGCAACGCCCTGCGCCTGCGCGGCCTCGCTCTTCCCAAATTCGATACCTGA
- a CDS encoding MerR family transcriptional regulator, which produces MRIGQLARITGVKSETIRFYEREGILAAPPRTKANYRDYGPAEEARLNFIRRARDLGFSMARIRELLDLSDDADRSCAGIDALARSHLGEVERKIASLEALRTELGRMIAACEQDTVGDCRIIDVLAGTTEP; this is translated from the coding sequence ATGAGAATTGGTCAACTTGCCCGGATAACCGGCGTCAAATCCGAAACAATCCGCTTCTACGAGCGCGAAGGTATCCTCGCTGCCCCTCCGCGCACGAAGGCCAATTATCGCGACTATGGACCTGCAGAGGAAGCGCGCCTTAACTTCATACGGCGCGCGCGTGATCTCGGCTTCTCGATGGCACGCATCAGGGAATTGCTCGATCTCTCCGATGATGCCGACCGGTCCTGCGCGGGCATTGACGCTCTGGCCAGAAGCCATCTCGGCGAAGTCGAGCGCAAGATCGCCAGCCTGGAGGCGTTGCGGACGGAGCTTGGGCGCATGATCGCTGCCTGCGAGCAAGACACGGTAGGCGATTGTCGCATCATCGATGTAC